The following are from one region of the Paenibacillus sp. JZ16 genome:
- a CDS encoding ABC transporter substrate-binding protein: MWMRKISLLFCSLILVIMTACSSGSGSDVKTVEPGKVNEAVNAPAEAKNEEPADESNGQEETTGTPELDFDMGGRTIKWVSWYDESIQEDNPDNIKRKQNLEELMKKHNFKMEYVIVDFGEYQDKVTASLVAGEPIGDIIRVARPWMIPTLVNQGLFAPVDEYTKNEKVFIQQYTNEYSQYEGRGYGFRTGINGASSGIFYNRTLMNQLGMKPLQEYVNEDKWNWDTFIQVAKEANKDSNNDGKLDIWGLATASLLVPAMASNEANLVILDKQGLEDPKTLEVLNFLSRLATESVGRPTEGGDWTEPGQFFRQGNTLMVAGSDYEMENFKQDMPDYDIGFLPFPKGPSASSYHSHNTIPNYLTIPSAVEHPERLIYIYERINDIDSIYDYPKQSTLETLFSNEDDIQNAKMAGESIKVIDTESGYPSMPYYEFIGEIMEGIPVSTVVEKYKGPFQAAIDAVWKK; this comes from the coding sequence TGCTGTTCTGCAGTCTGATTCTAGTGATCATGACGGCATGCAGCAGCGGCTCGGGCAGCGACGTGAAGACCGTCGAGCCCGGCAAAGTGAATGAAGCCGTCAACGCGCCTGCGGAAGCAAAAAACGAGGAGCCGGCAGACGAATCAAACGGCCAGGAAGAAACAACCGGCACGCCGGAATTGGATTTTGATATGGGCGGACGCACCATCAAATGGGTGTCCTGGTATGATGAGTCGATCCAGGAAGACAATCCTGACAACATTAAACGGAAACAGAATTTGGAAGAGCTGATGAAGAAGCATAATTTTAAAATGGAATATGTGATCGTGGATTTCGGCGAGTACCAGGATAAGGTGACAGCCTCGCTGGTGGCGGGCGAACCGATCGGCGACATCATCCGGGTCGCGAGGCCATGGATGATTCCGACGCTGGTCAATCAAGGTTTGTTCGCGCCCGTGGATGAATACACCAAGAACGAGAAGGTATTCATCCAGCAGTACACGAACGAGTACTCCCAATACGAAGGAAGGGGCTACGGGTTCAGGACGGGCATCAACGGCGCGTCATCTGGCATTTTCTATAACCGCACGTTAATGAATCAATTGGGCATGAAGCCGTTGCAGGAATACGTGAACGAAGACAAATGGAATTGGGATACGTTCATTCAAGTCGCGAAAGAAGCGAACAAAGATTCAAATAACGACGGCAAGTTGGATATTTGGGGTCTTGCAACCGCTTCCTTGCTGGTTCCTGCAATGGCCTCGAACGAAGCGAATCTGGTCATTCTCGATAAGCAAGGCCTTGAGGATCCAAAAACCTTGGAAGTGCTGAACTTCTTGTCGCGCCTCGCAACCGAGTCGGTCGGGAGGCCAACGGAAGGGGGAGACTGGACCGAGCCGGGCCAATTCTTCCGCCAAGGCAACACATTGATGGTTGCAGGCAGCGATTATGAAATGGAAAACTTCAAACAGGACATGCCGGATTACGATATCGGATTCCTCCCATTTCCGAAAGGGCCAAGCGCATCAAGTTATCATTCGCATAATACGATCCCGAATTACCTGACGATTCCAAGCGCCGTGGAGCATCCCGAACGTCTGATTTATATTTACGAGAGAATCAACGATATCGACTCGATCTACGACTATCCGAAACAATCTACGCTGGAGACTTTATTCAGCAACGAGGACGATATTCAGAATGCCAAGATGGCCGGTGAGAGCATTAAAGTGATCGATACCGAGAGCGGATACCCATCGATGCCATATTACGAATTTATAGGGGAAATCATGGAAGGCATCCCGGTATCGACGGTCGTCGAGAAATACAAAGGGCCGTTCCAGGCAGCGATTGATGCGGTTTGGAAAAAGTAA